ATCAGGGTGTCCATGGTCTCCCCGGACTGGGAGATGGAGACCACCAGGGTCTTCTCGTCGAGGATCGGGTCCCGGTAACGGAACTCGTGCGCGAGCTCCACCTCGGTGGGGATCCGGCACCAGTTCTCGATCGCGTACTTCGCCACCATGCCCGCATACGCGGCGGTACCGCAGGCCAGCACGATGATCTTGTTGACCTGCTTCAAAAGCTCCGGGTCGATCCGCAGCTCATCCAGGGTCAGCTTGCCGTCCAGGTCCGACCGGCCCAGCAGGGTCTGGGCGACGGCGTCGGGCTGGTCATGGATTTCCTTCTCCATGAACGAGGAGAACCCACCCTTTTCGGCCGAAGCCGGGTCCCAGTCCACGTGGTATTCCTTGCCCTGGGCCGGGTTGCCAAAGAAATCGGTGATCGTGACGGTGTCGGCGGTGATCGTGACGATCTGGTCCTGGCCCAGCTCCACCGCGCGGCGGGTGTAATCGATGAACCCGGACACGTCCGAACCCAGGAAGTTCTCCCCCTCGCCCAGGCCCACCACCAGCGGTGAGTTACGGCGGGCGGCCACGACGACGTCGGGCTGGTCCGCGTGCACGGCCAGCAGCGTGAAAGCACCTTCAAGGCGCTGGCACGCCAGCTCCATGGCCCGGGTCAGGCCACCGTTGGCCGGGTCCCCGCCCAGCTGGTTGCGCAGGATGTCGGCCAGCAGCGCGGCAGCGACCTCCGTGTCCGTCTCGGACAGGAACGTCACGCCCTTCTCCAGCAGCTCGAGCTTGAGCTCGGCGAAGTTTTCAATGATGCCGTTGTGGATCACGGCGAGCTTGCCGCCATCAGCCAGGTGCGGGTGCGCGTTGCGGTCCGTCGGGCCGCCGTGCGTCGCCCACCGCGTGTGGCCAATACCTGTCAGGGTCTCCGGCAACGGCCGGGCCTCCAGCTCACCAATCAGGTTGCTCAGCTTCCCGGACTTCTTCCGCGACTCGATAACCCCCTGGGACACCACAGCCACACCGGCAGAGTCATAACCGCGGTACTCCAGGCGCCGCAGCCCCTCCAGGACAACATCCAACGCACTGTGACCATTAATTGCACCGTCAACCGAACGGCCTACGTAACCCACGATTCCACACATAAAGGCCCCCAATCGGTTCTGTGCGTTCACATTTCTGCTCAGAATGGACTGGCAAGCTTGAGAGCGAACGTCTAACTTTGTAGTTTGGCTTCCTGGCAAGACTCACGGAATGCCTCTATACGAAGGGTGTTCGCCTGACACGTCGGGCAAAGACCTACAAATTGGTGGGGACAGTCCAAAGGAATGTCGCCTTCCCCCCAGGGCAGCAAAACTCTCACAGGGCCATTTATACCACCCAGACGAGGGAGGCAGTGTTCCGAAGCGTGTCACAGTTCCAGAAGTTGCATGCTTGGGCAACAAACCGCACCCTTGCCGCATTCGAGGGGCGTATTCGAGTGACTAAAATCTGGCAGCGACACCCTTTGACCACCTTAGATGACAGCGTCCTTGGCACCTCAGTTGGAAGGGCTTTACTGGCGGCGGAGCGAACTGATCAACGCTGTTTTATT
This region of Arthrobacter sp. DNA4 genomic DNA includes:
- the glmS gene encoding glutamine--fructose-6-phosphate transaminase (isomerizing); amino-acid sequence: MCGIVGYVGRSVDGAINGHSALDVVLEGLRRLEYRGYDSAGVAVVSQGVIESRKKSGKLSNLIGELEARPLPETLTGIGHTRWATHGGPTDRNAHPHLADGGKLAVIHNGIIENFAELKLELLEKGVTFLSETDTEVAAALLADILRNQLGGDPANGGLTRAMELACQRLEGAFTLLAVHADQPDVVVAARRNSPLVVGLGEGENFLGSDVSGFIDYTRRAVELGQDQIVTITADTVTITDFFGNPAQGKEYHVDWDPASAEKGGFSSFMEKEIHDQPDAVAQTLLGRSDLDGKLTLDELRIDPELLKQVNKIIVLACGTAAYAGMVAKYAIENWCRIPTEVELAHEFRYRDPILDEKTLVVSISQSGETMDTLMAVRYAREQGAKTISICNTNGSTIPRESDAVLYTHAGPEIAVASTKAFLAQITAAYLLGLYLAQLRGNIFSGQIKDVLADLNKIPAKIQTILDNAGPLRELARSMANEKSVLFLGRHVGYPVALEGALKLKEIAYIHAEGFAAGELKHGPIALIDEGQPVFVVVPSPRGRDSLHAKVVSNIQEVRARGARTLVIAEEGDEAVKAYAEFVFYVPETPTLLMPLLTTVPLQIFAAELAAAKGYDVDQPRNLAKSVTVE